In the genome of Halictus rubicundus isolate RS-2024b chromosome 9, iyHalRubi1_principal, whole genome shotgun sequence, one region contains:
- the LOC143357277 gene encoding abasic site processing protein HMCES-like yields the protein MNLKFVFINSRHVRCNVGGAVLLERFRGARNMCGRAACSLDPDNVGRACDYKDGTGKRRVTAWTKSDVEYVPSYNIGPKDVLPCLVAGSHFGQKDEMVLCAMMWSMIPPWHEGDYRKNSLSTHNARLENLHNSKLYAPSLSRGQRCIVVCEGYYEWKGEKTKNKPKQPYYIYAAQRDRIKVDDPATWKDQWSEIDGWEGVNVLKMAGIFGKFKTGEGKIIYSCTIVTTESNDVFSWLHHRIPVFLKTEDDMRVWLNEELSLAEATDKLRKLTISEGDLSWHTVSTLVNNVTNKNKDCRKEIKVGEEKKSNPNTFMASWLRKGTAESAKRKNTNTDVDHSSENTEKNVERSSKMMKN from the exons ATGAACCTTAAGTTTGTATTCATAAATTCCCGCCATGTCAGATGCAACGTAGGTGGAGCTGTTTTATTGGAGCGTTTTCGTGGCGCGAGAAACATGTGTGGTCGAGCAGCTTG TTCTCTGGATCCGGATAATGTGGGCCGAGCTTGTGACTATAAGGATGGCACCGGCAAACGACGTGTCACAGCCTGGACCAAAAGTGACGTCGAATACGTACCATCGTATAATATCGGACCGAAGGACGTTTTGCCGTGTCTCGTCGCAGGATCACATTTCGGACAAAAAGACGAAATGGTACTTTGCGCTATGATGTGGAGCATGATTCCGCCCTGGCACGAG GGTGATTACAGGAAGAATTCCTTATCAACGCATAATGCTCGCCTAGAGAACCTTCACAATTCTAAATTGTATGCACCGTCGCTCAGTCGAGGACAAAGATGCATTGTAGTTTGTGAAGGTTATTATGAATGGAAAGGAGAAAAGACAAAGAACAAGCCTAAGCAACCATACTACATTTATGCTGCTCAGAGAGACAGAATTAAAGTAGATGATCCTGCAACATGGAAGGACCAGTGGTCAGAGATAGATGGTTGGGAGGGAGTCAATGTTTTGAAAATGGCAGGAATATTTGGTAAATTCAAAACTGGAGAG ggtaaaataatatacagttGTACAATAGTTACAACAGAGTCTAATGATGTCTTTTCATGGTTACACCATCGTATACCTGTGTTTTTAAAAACAGAAGATGATATGCGT GTTTGGTTAAACGAGGAGCTATCATTAGCCGAAGCTACTGACAAATTACGCAAATTAACAATATCAGAAGGTGACTTAAGTTGGCATACAGTATCAACTCTTGTAAACAAtgtgacaaataaaaataaagattgtAGAAAAGAGATAAAGGTTgg agaagagaaaaaaagtaACCCTAACACATTTATGGCTTCGTGGCTGAGGAAGGGGACTGCAGAGTCAGCTAAAAGAAAAAACACGAATACCGATGTTGACCATAGCAGTGAAAATACAGAAAAAAACGTTGAAAGGTCTTCGAAAATGATGAAAAACTAA